In Carettochelys insculpta isolate YL-2023 chromosome 25, ASM3395843v1, whole genome shotgun sequence, one DNA window encodes the following:
- the TBCEL gene encoding tubulin-specific chaperone cofactor E-like protein isoform X1, producing the protein MEFQEGNMDQPSGRSFMQVLCEKYSPENFPYRRGPGMGVHVPATPQGSPMKDRLNLPSVLVLNSCGITCAGEENEIAAFCAHVSELDLSDNKLDDWHEVSKIVSNVPHLEFLNLSSNPLHLSVLERTCAGSFAGVRKLVLNNSKASWETVHTILQELPDLEELFLCLNDYETVSSSPVCCQSLKLLHITDNNLQDWTEIRKLGIMFPSLDTLVLANNNLTTIEESNESLARLFPNLRSISLHRSGLHCWEDIDKLNSFPKLEEVKLLGIPLLQSYTTEERRKLLIARLPSIIKLNGSVVTDGEREDSERFFIRYYMDFPQEEVPFRYHELVTKYGKLEPLAVVDLRPQSSAKVEVHFKDKVEEISIRLDQTVAELKKQLKTVVHLSTSNMLLYYFDHEAPFGPEEMKYNSRALHSYGIRDGDKFFVEPKSK; encoded by the exons AATTCCAAGAAGGGAACATGGATCAACCCAGCGGAAGGAGTTTCATGCAAGTTCTTTGTGAGAAATACAGCCCTGAGAACTTCCCATATCGTCGGGGCCCTGGAATGGGGGTGCACGTTCCAGCAACGCCGCAGGGTTCACCTATGAAAG ATCGTCTCAACCTTCCGAGTGTGTTGGTGTTGAACAGCTGTGGAATAACCTGCGCGGGAGAGGAGAATGAAATCGCTGCCTTCTGTGCTCATGTGTCTGAGCTGGATCTCTCTGACAACAAACTTGACGACTGGCACGAG GTCAGTAAAATTGTGTCAAATGTTCCCCACTTGGAGTTTCTAAACCTGAGTTCCAACCCTCTGCATTTGTCGGTTTTAGAGAGAACATGTGCTGGGTCTTTCGCTGGTGTTCGCAAACTGGTGCTAAACAACAGCAAAGCTTCCTGGGAAACAGTCCATACAATACTGCAGGAATTACCAGA CTTAGAAGAGCTCTTCCTGTGCCTTAATGACTATGAAACAGTGTCTTCTTCTCCAGTTTGCTGTCAGTCTCTCAAGTTACTCCACATAACTGACAATAATCTTCAAGACTGGACTGAAATTCGAAAGCTAGGAATTATGTTTCCATCACTGGACACTCTAGTCCTGGCCAATAATAACCTGACAACCATTGAAGAGTCAAATGAATCTTTGGCGAGGCTGTTTCCAAACCTGCGATCTATCAGTTTGCACCGATCAG GTCTGCATTGCTGGGAAGACATTGACAAACTAAATTCTTTCCCCAAGCTTGAGGAAGTCAAATTACTAGGAATCCCTCTTCTGCAGTCCTACACCACTGAAGAGCGCAGGAAGCTGTTAATAGCCAG ATTGCCATCCATCATCAAGCTTAATGGCAGTGTCGTTACTGACGGGGAGCGCGAGGACTCTGAACGATTCTTTATTCGGTATTATATGGACTTCCCACAGGAGGAAGTCCCATTCAG GTATCATGAGCTAGTAACAAAATACGGGAAGCTGGAGCCCTTAGCAGTCGTGGATCTTCGGCCCCAGAGCAGCGCAAAGGTGGAAGTTCACTTCAAAGATAAGGTGGAAGAGATATCCATCCGTCTAGATCAGACAGTGGCAGAATTAAAGAAACAATTAAAAACTGTAGTGCATTTGTCAACAAGCAACATGTTGCTCTACTACTTTGACCATGAAGCTCCGTTTGGTCCCGAGGAGATGAAATACAACTCACGGGCATTACATTCTTACGGCATTCGGGATGGAGACAAATTTTTTGTGGAACCCAAATCAAAGTAG
- the TBCEL gene encoding tubulin-specific chaperone cofactor E-like protein isoform X2 — MDQPSGRSFMQVLCEKYSPENFPYRRGPGMGVHVPATPQGSPMKDRLNLPSVLVLNSCGITCAGEENEIAAFCAHVSELDLSDNKLDDWHEVSKIVSNVPHLEFLNLSSNPLHLSVLERTCAGSFAGVRKLVLNNSKASWETVHTILQELPDLEELFLCLNDYETVSSSPVCCQSLKLLHITDNNLQDWTEIRKLGIMFPSLDTLVLANNNLTTIEESNESLARLFPNLRSISLHRSGLHCWEDIDKLNSFPKLEEVKLLGIPLLQSYTTEERRKLLIARLPSIIKLNGSVVTDGEREDSERFFIRYYMDFPQEEVPFRYHELVTKYGKLEPLAVVDLRPQSSAKVEVHFKDKVEEISIRLDQTVAELKKQLKTVVHLSTSNMLLYYFDHEAPFGPEEMKYNSRALHSYGIRDGDKFFVEPKSK, encoded by the exons ATGGATCAACCCAGCGGAAGGAGTTTCATGCAAGTTCTTTGTGAGAAATACAGCCCTGAGAACTTCCCATATCGTCGGGGCCCTGGAATGGGGGTGCACGTTCCAGCAACGCCGCAGGGTTCACCTATGAAAG ATCGTCTCAACCTTCCGAGTGTGTTGGTGTTGAACAGCTGTGGAATAACCTGCGCGGGAGAGGAGAATGAAATCGCTGCCTTCTGTGCTCATGTGTCTGAGCTGGATCTCTCTGACAACAAACTTGACGACTGGCACGAG GTCAGTAAAATTGTGTCAAATGTTCCCCACTTGGAGTTTCTAAACCTGAGTTCCAACCCTCTGCATTTGTCGGTTTTAGAGAGAACATGTGCTGGGTCTTTCGCTGGTGTTCGCAAACTGGTGCTAAACAACAGCAAAGCTTCCTGGGAAACAGTCCATACAATACTGCAGGAATTACCAGA CTTAGAAGAGCTCTTCCTGTGCCTTAATGACTATGAAACAGTGTCTTCTTCTCCAGTTTGCTGTCAGTCTCTCAAGTTACTCCACATAACTGACAATAATCTTCAAGACTGGACTGAAATTCGAAAGCTAGGAATTATGTTTCCATCACTGGACACTCTAGTCCTGGCCAATAATAACCTGACAACCATTGAAGAGTCAAATGAATCTTTGGCGAGGCTGTTTCCAAACCTGCGATCTATCAGTTTGCACCGATCAG GTCTGCATTGCTGGGAAGACATTGACAAACTAAATTCTTTCCCCAAGCTTGAGGAAGTCAAATTACTAGGAATCCCTCTTCTGCAGTCCTACACCACTGAAGAGCGCAGGAAGCTGTTAATAGCCAG ATTGCCATCCATCATCAAGCTTAATGGCAGTGTCGTTACTGACGGGGAGCGCGAGGACTCTGAACGATTCTTTATTCGGTATTATATGGACTTCCCACAGGAGGAAGTCCCATTCAG GTATCATGAGCTAGTAACAAAATACGGGAAGCTGGAGCCCTTAGCAGTCGTGGATCTTCGGCCCCAGAGCAGCGCAAAGGTGGAAGTTCACTTCAAAGATAAGGTGGAAGAGATATCCATCCGTCTAGATCAGACAGTGGCAGAATTAAAGAAACAATTAAAAACTGTAGTGCATTTGTCAACAAGCAACATGTTGCTCTACTACTTTGACCATGAAGCTCCGTTTGGTCCCGAGGAGATGAAATACAACTCACGGGCATTACATTCTTACGGCATTCGGGATGGAGACAAATTTTTTGTGGAACCCAAATCAAAGTAG